From the genome of Vicia villosa cultivar HV-30 ecotype Madison, WI linkage group LG2, Vvil1.0, whole genome shotgun sequence, one region includes:
- the LOC131653648 gene encoding stem-specific protein TSJT1-like isoform X2, giving the protein MLAIFHKAFAHPPEELNSPASYKGSKKPKLPEETLREFLSHHPHNTCSMSFGQASVLAYVRPDNPFSVHQRLFCGVDDIYCLFLGSLNNLSVLNKQYGLSKGTDEAMFVIEAYKTLRDRGPYPADQVVKELDGSFAFVVYDSKIGTVFAALGSDGGVKLYWGIAADGSVVISDDLDVVKEGCAKSFAPFPTEKQNIHRTFNPTRTSQAASFLPNLPQVAISFQAFSQDTIVCSFLGIQHLGSGLFSRMDAK; this is encoded by the exons atgttggCAATTTTTCACAAAGCTTTTGCTCATCCACCAGAAGAGCTGAATAGTCCAGCATCATACAAAGGTTCAAAGAAACCTAAGCTTCCTGAAGAAACTCTCAGAGAGTTTCTCTCTCATCATCCTCATAACACTTGTTCCATGAGTTTTGGTCAAGCTTCTGTTCTTGCTTATGTTAGACCCGACAACCCTTTTTCTGTTCATCAAAG GTTGTTTTGTGGAGTTGATGACATATACTGTTTATTTCTGGGGAGTTTGAACAATTTATCAGTACTAAACAAACAATATGGTTTGTCAAAGGGTACTGATGAAGCCATGTTTGTGATTGAAGCTTATAAGACACTTCGTGACCGTGGTCCATATCCAGCAGATCAAGTTGTTAAGGAACTTGATGGTAGTTTTGCTTTTGTTGTTTATGACAGCAAAATTGGCACTGTCTTTGCTGCACTG gGTTCTGATGGTGGAGTGAAGTTGTACTGGGGTATTGCAGCTGATGGATCTGTTGTTATTTCTGATGATCTAGATGTTGTCAAAGAAGGTTGTGCTAAATCTTTTGCTCCTTTTCCAACAG aaaaacaaaatattcacaGAACCTTTAACCCAACAAGAACCTCACAAGCTGCATCGTTCCTTCCAAACCTTCCACAAGTTGCAATCTCGTTTCAAGCCTTCTCACAAGATACAATTGTTTGTTCCTTTCTAGGGATTCAACATTTGGGTTCag GTCTTTTCTCTCGGATGGATGCGAAATAA